A single Vespula vulgaris chromosome 3, iyVesVulg1.1, whole genome shotgun sequence DNA region contains:
- the LOC127062378 gene encoding glutathione-specific gamma-glutamylcyclotransferase 1 codes for MDNNNGLWIFGYGSLCWNPGFEYTKSTTGFVKGFARRFWQGNTTHRGTTEKPGRVATLVEQKEGIVYGRVFQVTNNTALPYLQKRECSLGGYLTIISTFHTRDGNRSFPVIIYIATKENQHWLGEASLRNIAKQITECSGSSGHNVEYLLRLADFMHNYIPEAQDEHLFTLELFVRSIIKEQSMCLTTLMGNREFIIDLENAEQDQLEVDRDNANIHNDVNRVMENSFQYASRVPPQTLRCLKM; via the exons atggATAACAACAATGGTCTTTGGATTTTTGGTTACGGGTCTCTCTGCTGGAATCCCGGTTTCGAGTATACTAAGAGTACAACTGGTTTTGTAAAAGGATTTGCCAGACGATTTTGGCAAGGAAACACAACTCATCGTGGTACAACGGAGAAG ccCGGTCGTGTTGCTACTTTGGTAGAACAGAAAGag gGTATCGTTTACGGTCGAGTTTTTCAAGTAACAAATAACACGGCTTTAccttatttacaaaaaaggGAATGTTCCTTGGGTGGATATCTCACAATTATTTCGACGTTTCACACTCGTGATGGTAACAGAAGCTTTCCGGTAATCATTTATATAGCCACTAAAGAGAATCAACATTGGCTTGGGGAAGCATCGCTACGTAACATAGCGAAACAGATTACAGAATGTTCGGGATCAAGTGGACACAACGTTGAATATCTCTTGcg ATTAGCAGATTTTATGCATAATTATATACCCGAGGCACAAGACGAGCATCTTTTTACGTTGGAATTGTTTGTACGATCGATTATAAAGGAGCAAAGTATGTGTTTAACTACCCTAATGGGAAACAGAGAATTCATTATTGACCTTGAAAATGCCGAACAGGATCAGTTGGAAGTAGATCGTGACAATGCGAACATTCACAATGATGTCAATCGTGTTATGGAAAACTCTTTCCAATATGCATCTAGAGTACCACCTCAGACATTGCGTTGtcttaaaatgtaa
- the LOC127062372 gene encoding angio-associated migratory cell protein, with amino-acid sequence MKRDTVSPSPDAISQIEEEDFIYNEDVIEVIDSDTLNDEEAMEKDPEKGDASFVFIGHKSGSVFCGSLSKAGKFAVTGGEEDKAYVWDTTSGEIILNCTGHKDSVIFAEFNFDETYLATGDMSGVIQLWRLSDKCSVWNYNMGDTTWMKWHMAANVLIAGSVDGEVFMWKLPDGDCKVLQGYGYRAEAGVILPDGKRLTVGYEDGTIRVFDLKTNTVLSCIPSNIGHTATITALDCYLDNNLILSAAVDGKTILSMSHTGKIISILQDLNSEQETDMKDSDSNWIETVAFCKDPAFQVAATGSLNGEIFIWDISKQVLRHKIEQESGISKVLWRGTTSLLFSGGLDGTLRCFDARSGQCLQLLTGHSEDILDLYIAEEGQIVLTTSDDSTARIFNIANLF; translated from the exons ATGAAACGAGACACAGTTTCACCATCTCCTGATGCAATAAGTcaaatagaagaagaggattttatatacaatgaaGATGTAATCGAAGTAATAGATTCTGATACACTCAATGATGAAGAAGCAATGGAGAAAGATCCAGAAAAAGGAGATGCATCTTTCGTATTTATTGGACACAAATCTG GTTCTGTCTTTTGCGGTTCTTTAAGTAAAGCTGGAAAGTTTGCTGTAactggaggagaagaagataaagctTATGTTTGGGATACAACATCTGGAGAAATAATCCTAAATTGCACCGGTCATAAAGATAGTGTTATATTTGctgaatttaattttgatgAAACTTATTTGGCAACTGGTGATATGAGTGGTGTAATACAATTATGGAGATTAAGTGATAAATGTTCTGTCTGGAATTATAATATGGGAGATACTAct TGGATGAAATGGCACATGGCAGCTAATGTTTTAATCGCAGGGTCTGTAGATGGTGAAGTTTTTATGTGGAAACTACCTGATGGGGATTGCAAAGTTTTACAAGGTTATGGATACAGAGCAGAAGCAGGAGTAATCTTACCTGATG GTAAACGGCTTACAGTTGGATATGAAGATGGTACAATCCGTGTATTTGACTTAAAAACAAATACCGTGTTATCATGTATCCCTTCAAATATAGGTCATACTGCAACCATAACAGCACTTGATTGttatttagataataatttgatattatctGCAGCAGTAGATGGAAAAACTATTCTTAGTATGTCACATACAGGAAAG atAATATCCATATTACAAGATCTTAATAGTGAACAAGAAACTGACATGAAAGATTCTGATAGTAATTGGATAGAAACAGTGGCTTTCTGTAAAGATCCAGCATTTCAAGTAGCTGCAACGGGTAGTTTAAAtggagaaatttttatttgggATATTTCAAAACAG gtACTTCGACATAAAATAGAACAAGAAAGTGGTATAAGTAAAGTTCTATGGAGAGGTACTACATCACTGCTTTTTTCTGGTGGACTTGATGGTACTCTCAGATGTTTTGATGCAAGAAGTGGACAATGTTTACAACTACTTACAGGACATTCTGAGGATATTCTTGACTTATACATAGCTGA AGAAGGACAAATTGTACTAACAACATCTGATGATTCTACTgcaagaatatttaatattgcaaatttgttttaa
- the LOC127062381 gene encoding UPF0598 protein CG30010 encodes MFTLSNIYFNRIVMNARKFSSYKIYERSYMTYIQGQSPEPHIREYFYYIDHQGMLFLDDVRIKNFTSCFKDKKFLAFFFKRLKINNIGRHTQEFPYVSLCGPERNFVKCDDLPIVFTKIIQKENVEIDKKENWFGYSHAEEFLMVPFEPEKLFMDCNSGRVYHPAPEKVGGIGLVRSKMAIELSVFFCFENGEEQGPTHFQWKNNKYVIDTEWYKNSVKYKDYP; translated from the exons ATGTTTACTTTGTCgaatatatactttaatagAATAGTTATGAATGcgcgaaaattttcttcttataagaTATATGAACGAAGTTATATGACTTATATACAAGGCCAATCACCAGAACCACATATACGagaatacttttattatattgatcATCAAGGCATG CTGTTCTTAGATGAtgttcgtataaaaaattttacatccTGTTTTAAAG ACAAAAAGTTTTTggctttcttctttaaaagactcaaaataaataatattggaCGACATACACAAGAATTTCCTTATGTCTCTCTTTGTGGTCCTGAAAGGAACTTTGTAAAATGCGACGATCTTCCTATAGTTTTCacgaaaattattcaaaaagaaaatgtagaaattgataaaaaggaGAATTGGTTTGGCTATTCGCACGCTGAGGAGTTTTTGATG GTACCATTTGAAccagaaaaattatttatggaTTGTAATTCAGGTAGAGTATATCATCCTGCACCTGAAAAAGTAGGAGGCATTGGTCTGGTTAGATCTAAGATGGCTATTGAACTGAgtgtttttttctgttttgaaAATGGTGAAGAACAAGGTCCAACTCATTTTCAAtggaaaaataacaaatacgtaATTGATACTGAGTGGTATAAAAACAGTGTGAAGTATAAAGATTATCCTTAA
- the LOC127062365 gene encoding katanin p80 WD40 repeat-containing subunit B1 isoform X3: MASSTKRSWKLQDFVAHSSNVNCLALGHKSGRVLVTGGDDKKVNLWAVGKPNCIMSLSGHTTSIECVRFGQTEDLVCAGSQTGALKIWDLEHAKLARTLTGHKAGIKCMDFHPYGELLASGSLDTAIKLWDIRRKGCIFTYKGHNLAVNSLKFSPDGQWIASAGEEGMVKLWDLRAGRQLREFSEHRGPALTVEFHPHEFLLASGSADRTVHFWDLESFQLVSSTEQNHSSGIRCLYFSQGGECLFAGSHDVLKVYGWEPGRTLDTVPTGWGKVLDIAVAQNQLIGASCHTTNIILYVCDLKKIAPLGGVSLSPFNHGNSLRKSFSRERPPELKKHTLDVRTIEEADKSGTDPEDEATYADIPNVSEYRDIFQPNRALSRTPPPEPEAFQEPQDVDPSQPQPLGPQRSNSTLTPRVAPMAAVIPVMDDGKLKNRVPSPDSPKHYLKRQNSCRESEQGYESDYPVQINNIRHSPSDPALNRPNTAQSRSTSLNRNFANSASLSARNTATTGTSTSKKNNKLQVLPTPKVDTVTQLRSPIDDIEKEEFVPMSADKPFGLDVETFLPKSSYAGSTGLAYSQMGVLAEMSEAEVLNSMMRGHEPMMAVLTSRHRSLQIVYSLWHNKDLKSAIDSAVAMNDLAIIVDLLGILTLKPTIWNLDLCNLLLGPIAELVQSKYEIYITVGLSALRLILRNFASVIKSNVEAPLHTIGVDVSREERYQKCLSCYEKLSTIRSILLKKQSAPGKLGASFRELSVLIRSLE, translated from the exons ATGGCTTCGTCCACGAAGAGATCTTGGAAACTCC aGGATTTTGTTGCCCATTCGTCAAATGTCAATTGTTTGGCATTGGGACATAAATCTGGTCGTGTTTTAGTTACTGGTGGCGATGACAAAAAAGTCAATTTATGGGCAGTTGGGAAACCAAATTGTATTAtg aGCCTAAGTGGCCATACTACCTCAATAGAATGTGTAAGATTTGGCCAAACTGAAGATTTAGTATGTGCTGGTTCGCAGACAGGGGCATTAAAAATTTGGGACCTGGAACATGCTAAATTAGCCCGTACTTTAACAGGACATAAAGCAGGAATAAAATGTATGGACTTTCATCCTTATGGGGAACTATTAGCATCTGGAAGCTTAGATACTGCAATAAAATTGTGggatataagaagaaaaggttGCATTTTTACTTATAAAGGACATAATCTAGCAGTAAATAGTTTAAAATTTAGTCCTGATGGACAATGGATTGCTAGTGCAGGAGAGGAAGGCATGGTGAAg TTATGGGATTTAAGAGCAGGAAGACAACTTAGAGAATTTTCAGAACATAGGGGACCAGCATTAACTGTAGAATTTCATCcacatgaatttttattagcCAGTGGAAGTGCAGACAGAACAGTTCATTTTTGGGATTTGGAATCATTTCAGCTTGTATCTTCCACAGAGCAAAATCATTCTTCAGGAATAAG ATGCCTATACTTCAGTCAAGGAGGAGAATGTCTTTTTGCTGGTAGTCATGATGTTTTAAAGGTCTATGGATGGGAGCCAGGTAGAACTTTAGATACAGTTCCAACCGGCTGGGGCAAAGTGCTGGATATAGCTGTTGCTCAAAATCAATTG ATCGGTGCAAGTTGCCATACTACAAATATTATCCTTTATGTctgtgatttaaaaaaaattgcaccATTAGGAGGAGTATCATTGTCTCCATTTAATCATGGAAATTCATTGAGGAAAAGTTTTTCTAGAGAACGGCCACCAGAATTGAAAAAACATAC GTTAGATGTACGAACTATAGAGGAGGCGGACAAGTCAGGCACAGATCCAGAGGATGAGGCGACATATGCAGATATACCTAATGTTTCTGAATATCGAGACATCTTTCAGCCAAATAGAGCTc TGTCTCGCACACCTCCACCAGAACCAGAGGCTTTCCAAGAGCCTCAAGATGTAG ATCCTTCGCAGCCACAG CCTTTGGGGCCACAAAGGTCAAACTCGACATTAACACCAAGAGTGGCACCAATGGCGGCTGTCATTCCTGTTATGGATGATGGAAAGCTAAAAAATAGAGTACCCAGTCCAGATTCTCCTAAGCATTACTTGAAGCGCCAAAACAGTTGTAGAGAGAGTGAGCAAGGCTATGAAAGTGATTATCCTGTACA aattaataatataagacATAGTCCCTCCGATCCTGCATTAAATAGACCAAACACGGCGCAATCAAGGTCAACGtcgttaaatagaaatttcgcTAATTCTGCTTCACTGTCCGCACGAAATACAGCGACTACAGGAACGTCAACATCGAAGAAGAACAATAAACTACAAGTACTTCCAACGCCTAAAGTGGATACAGTTACTCAGTTGAGATCACCGATTGATGATattgaaaaggaagaatttgTTCCAATGAGTGCTGATAAGCCTTTTGGTTTAGACGTAGAAACTTTTTTACCA AAAAGTAGTTATGCAGGATCTACTGGATTAGCGTATTCACAAATGGGAGTACTTGCGGAGATGTCAGAAGCAGAAGTATTAAATAGTATGATGCGCGGACACGAACCAATGATGGCAGTACTCACGAGTAGACATCGTTCTTTACAAATTGTTTATTCGCTTTGGCATAATAAAGATCTTAAg TCGGCCATAGATTCCGCGGTGGCAATGAATGATCTTGCGATTATTGTTGATCTCCTGGGTATATTAACGTTGAAACc AACTATCTGGAATTTGGATCTGTGTAATTTACTTCTTGGTCCTATTGCTGAACTTGTTCAAAGTAAATATGAGAT ATACATAACCGTAGGTTTATCGGCATTGAGACTTATTTTACGTAATTTTGCTTCGGTGATAAAGTCAAATGTAGAAGCACCTCTTCATACGATAGGCGTCGATGTTTCTCGAGAAGAACG ATATCAAAAGTGCCTCTCTTGTTACGAGAAATTGTCTACGATACGTAgcattcttttgaaaaaacaaTCAGCTCCGGGTAAACTAGGAGCTTCCTTCCGAGAATTAAGTGTCCTCATCAGAAGTCTCGAGTGA
- the LOC127062365 gene encoding katanin p80 WD40 repeat-containing subunit B1 isoform X1, whose protein sequence is MASSTKRSWKLQDFVAHSSNVNCLALGHKSGRVLVTGGDDKKVNLWAVGKPNCIMSLSGHTTSIECVRFGQTEDLVCAGSQTGALKIWDLEHAKLARTLTGHKAGIKCMDFHPYGELLASGSLDTAIKLWDIRRKGCIFTYKGHNLAVNSLKFSPDGQWIASAGEEGMVKLWDLRAGRQLREFSEHRGPALTVEFHPHEFLLASGSADRTVHFWDLESFQLVSSTEQNHSSGIRCLYFSQGGECLFAGSHDVLKVYGWEPGRTLDTVPTGWGKVLDIAVAQNQLIGASCHTTNIILYVCDLKKIAPLGGVSLSPFNHGNSLRKSFSRERPPELKKHTLDVRTIEEADKSGTDPEDEATYADIPNVSEYRDIFQPNRALSRTPPPEPEAFQEPQDVDPSQPQVLQNLCTSISNISTVESNEMSSIPSSLSPSPTVTTLSLTKPVPVRVQPIRSSPPTQRNVITTTSQIRANLQANNMLNRSSKNLASIPPLKQNITPFPGKRAVQANETIPSQPLGPQRSNSTLTPRVAPMAAVIPVMDDGKLKNRVPSPDSPKHYLKRQNSCRESEQGYESDYPVQINNIRHSPSDPALNRPNTAQSRSTSLNRNFANSASLSARNTATTGTSTSKKNNKLQVLPTPKVDTVTQLRSPIDDIEKEEFVPMSADKPFGLDVETFLPKSSYAGSTGLAYSQMGVLAEMSEAEVLNSMMRGHEPMMAVLTSRHRSLQIVYSLWHNKDLKSAIDSAVAMNDLAIIVDLLGILTLKPTIWNLDLCNLLLGPIAELVQSKYEIYITVGLSALRLILRNFASVIKSNVEAPLHTIGVDVSREERYQKCLSCYEKLSTIRSILLKKQSAPGKLGASFRELSVLIRSLE, encoded by the exons ATGGCTTCGTCCACGAAGAGATCTTGGAAACTCC aGGATTTTGTTGCCCATTCGTCAAATGTCAATTGTTTGGCATTGGGACATAAATCTGGTCGTGTTTTAGTTACTGGTGGCGATGACAAAAAAGTCAATTTATGGGCAGTTGGGAAACCAAATTGTATTAtg aGCCTAAGTGGCCATACTACCTCAATAGAATGTGTAAGATTTGGCCAAACTGAAGATTTAGTATGTGCTGGTTCGCAGACAGGGGCATTAAAAATTTGGGACCTGGAACATGCTAAATTAGCCCGTACTTTAACAGGACATAAAGCAGGAATAAAATGTATGGACTTTCATCCTTATGGGGAACTATTAGCATCTGGAAGCTTAGATACTGCAATAAAATTGTGggatataagaagaaaaggttGCATTTTTACTTATAAAGGACATAATCTAGCAGTAAATAGTTTAAAATTTAGTCCTGATGGACAATGGATTGCTAGTGCAGGAGAGGAAGGCATGGTGAAg TTATGGGATTTAAGAGCAGGAAGACAACTTAGAGAATTTTCAGAACATAGGGGACCAGCATTAACTGTAGAATTTCATCcacatgaatttttattagcCAGTGGAAGTGCAGACAGAACAGTTCATTTTTGGGATTTGGAATCATTTCAGCTTGTATCTTCCACAGAGCAAAATCATTCTTCAGGAATAAG ATGCCTATACTTCAGTCAAGGAGGAGAATGTCTTTTTGCTGGTAGTCATGATGTTTTAAAGGTCTATGGATGGGAGCCAGGTAGAACTTTAGATACAGTTCCAACCGGCTGGGGCAAAGTGCTGGATATAGCTGTTGCTCAAAATCAATTG ATCGGTGCAAGTTGCCATACTACAAATATTATCCTTTATGTctgtgatttaaaaaaaattgcaccATTAGGAGGAGTATCATTGTCTCCATTTAATCATGGAAATTCATTGAGGAAAAGTTTTTCTAGAGAACGGCCACCAGAATTGAAAAAACATAC GTTAGATGTACGAACTATAGAGGAGGCGGACAAGTCAGGCACAGATCCAGAGGATGAGGCGACATATGCAGATATACCTAATGTTTCTGAATATCGAGACATCTTTCAGCCAAATAGAGCTc TGTCTCGCACACCTCCACCAGAACCAGAGGCTTTCCAAGAGCCTCAAGATGTAG ATCCTTCGCAGCCACAGGTACTACAAAATCTATGTACatctatatcaaatataagtACAGTAGAATCAAATGAAATGTCATCTATACCATCATCATTATCTCCATCTCCAACTGTTACAACATTATCACTAACAAAACCCGTGCCAGTTCGTGTTCAACCAATAAGATCATCACCACCAACACAAAGGAATGTAATTACTACAACGAGTCAAATTCGAGCAAATTTACAAGCAAATAATATGCTAAACAGATCTTCAAAAAATTTAGCTTCTATACCACCGCTTAAACAAAACATTACTCCTTTTCCTGGAAAAAGAGCTGTGCAAGCTAATGAAACAATACCATCACAGCCTTTGGGGCCACAAAGGTCAAACTCGACATTAACACCAAGAGTGGCACCAATGGCGGCTGTCATTCCTGTTATGGATGATGGAAAGCTAAAAAATAGAGTACCCAGTCCAGATTCTCCTAAGCATTACTTGAAGCGCCAAAACAGTTGTAGAGAGAGTGAGCAAGGCTATGAAAGTGATTATCCTGTACA aattaataatataagacATAGTCCCTCCGATCCTGCATTAAATAGACCAAACACGGCGCAATCAAGGTCAACGtcgttaaatagaaatttcgcTAATTCTGCTTCACTGTCCGCACGAAATACAGCGACTACAGGAACGTCAACATCGAAGAAGAACAATAAACTACAAGTACTTCCAACGCCTAAAGTGGATACAGTTACTCAGTTGAGATCACCGATTGATGATattgaaaaggaagaatttgTTCCAATGAGTGCTGATAAGCCTTTTGGTTTAGACGTAGAAACTTTTTTACCA AAAAGTAGTTATGCAGGATCTACTGGATTAGCGTATTCACAAATGGGAGTACTTGCGGAGATGTCAGAAGCAGAAGTATTAAATAGTATGATGCGCGGACACGAACCAATGATGGCAGTACTCACGAGTAGACATCGTTCTTTACAAATTGTTTATTCGCTTTGGCATAATAAAGATCTTAAg TCGGCCATAGATTCCGCGGTGGCAATGAATGATCTTGCGATTATTGTTGATCTCCTGGGTATATTAACGTTGAAACc AACTATCTGGAATTTGGATCTGTGTAATTTACTTCTTGGTCCTATTGCTGAACTTGTTCAAAGTAAATATGAGAT ATACATAACCGTAGGTTTATCGGCATTGAGACTTATTTTACGTAATTTTGCTTCGGTGATAAAGTCAAATGTAGAAGCACCTCTTCATACGATAGGCGTCGATGTTTCTCGAGAAGAACG ATATCAAAAGTGCCTCTCTTGTTACGAGAAATTGTCTACGATACGTAgcattcttttgaaaaaacaaTCAGCTCCGGGTAAACTAGGAGCTTCCTTCCGAGAATTAAGTGTCCTCATCAGAAGTCTCGAGTGA
- the LOC127062365 gene encoding katanin p80 WD40 repeat-containing subunit B1 isoform X2, producing the protein MASSTKRSWKLQDFVAHSSNVNCLALGHKSGRVLVTGGDDKKVNLWAVGKPNCIMSLSGHTTSIECVRFGQTEDLVCAGSQTGALKIWDLEHAKLARTLTGHKAGIKCMDFHPYGELLASGSLDTAIKLWDIRRKGCIFTYKGHNLAVNSLKFSPDGQWIASAGEEGMVKLWDLRAGRQLREFSEHRGPALTVEFHPHEFLLASGSADRTVHFWDLESFQLVSSTEQNHSSGIRCLYFSQGGECLFAGSHDVLKVYGWEPGRTLDTVPTGWGKVLDIAVAQNQLIGASCHTTNIILYVCDLKKIAPLGGVSLSPFNHGNSLRKSFSRERPPELKKHTLDVRTIEEADKSGTDPEDEATYADIPNVSEYRDIFQPNRALSRTPPPEPEAFQEPQDVDPSQPQVLQNLCTSISNISTVESNEMSSIPSSLSPSPTVTTLSLTKPVPVRVQPIRSSPPTQRNVITTTSQIRANLQANNMLNRSSKNLASIPPLKQNITPFPGKRAVQANETIPSQPLGPQRSNSTLTPRVAPMAAVIPVMDDGKLKNRVPSPDSPKHYLKRQNSCRESEQGYESDYPVQINNIRHSPSDPALNRPNTAQSRSTSLNRNFANSASLSARNTATTGTSTSKKNNKLQVLPTPKVDTVTQLRSPIDDIEKEEFVPMSADKPFGLDVETFLPKSSYAGSTGLAYSQMGVLAEMSEAEVLNSMMRGHEPMMAVLTSRHRSLQIVYSLWHNKDLKSAIDSAVAMNDLAIIVDLLGILTLKPTIWNLDLCNLLLGPIAELVQSKYEIETGTSDRSVQ; encoded by the exons ATGGCTTCGTCCACGAAGAGATCTTGGAAACTCC aGGATTTTGTTGCCCATTCGTCAAATGTCAATTGTTTGGCATTGGGACATAAATCTGGTCGTGTTTTAGTTACTGGTGGCGATGACAAAAAAGTCAATTTATGGGCAGTTGGGAAACCAAATTGTATTAtg aGCCTAAGTGGCCATACTACCTCAATAGAATGTGTAAGATTTGGCCAAACTGAAGATTTAGTATGTGCTGGTTCGCAGACAGGGGCATTAAAAATTTGGGACCTGGAACATGCTAAATTAGCCCGTACTTTAACAGGACATAAAGCAGGAATAAAATGTATGGACTTTCATCCTTATGGGGAACTATTAGCATCTGGAAGCTTAGATACTGCAATAAAATTGTGggatataagaagaaaaggttGCATTTTTACTTATAAAGGACATAATCTAGCAGTAAATAGTTTAAAATTTAGTCCTGATGGACAATGGATTGCTAGTGCAGGAGAGGAAGGCATGGTGAAg TTATGGGATTTAAGAGCAGGAAGACAACTTAGAGAATTTTCAGAACATAGGGGACCAGCATTAACTGTAGAATTTCATCcacatgaatttttattagcCAGTGGAAGTGCAGACAGAACAGTTCATTTTTGGGATTTGGAATCATTTCAGCTTGTATCTTCCACAGAGCAAAATCATTCTTCAGGAATAAG ATGCCTATACTTCAGTCAAGGAGGAGAATGTCTTTTTGCTGGTAGTCATGATGTTTTAAAGGTCTATGGATGGGAGCCAGGTAGAACTTTAGATACAGTTCCAACCGGCTGGGGCAAAGTGCTGGATATAGCTGTTGCTCAAAATCAATTG ATCGGTGCAAGTTGCCATACTACAAATATTATCCTTTATGTctgtgatttaaaaaaaattgcaccATTAGGAGGAGTATCATTGTCTCCATTTAATCATGGAAATTCATTGAGGAAAAGTTTTTCTAGAGAACGGCCACCAGAATTGAAAAAACATAC GTTAGATGTACGAACTATAGAGGAGGCGGACAAGTCAGGCACAGATCCAGAGGATGAGGCGACATATGCAGATATACCTAATGTTTCTGAATATCGAGACATCTTTCAGCCAAATAGAGCTc TGTCTCGCACACCTCCACCAGAACCAGAGGCTTTCCAAGAGCCTCAAGATGTAG ATCCTTCGCAGCCACAGGTACTACAAAATCTATGTACatctatatcaaatataagtACAGTAGAATCAAATGAAATGTCATCTATACCATCATCATTATCTCCATCTCCAACTGTTACAACATTATCACTAACAAAACCCGTGCCAGTTCGTGTTCAACCAATAAGATCATCACCACCAACACAAAGGAATGTAATTACTACAACGAGTCAAATTCGAGCAAATTTACAAGCAAATAATATGCTAAACAGATCTTCAAAAAATTTAGCTTCTATACCACCGCTTAAACAAAACATTACTCCTTTTCCTGGAAAAAGAGCTGTGCAAGCTAATGAAACAATACCATCACAGCCTTTGGGGCCACAAAGGTCAAACTCGACATTAACACCAAGAGTGGCACCAATGGCGGCTGTCATTCCTGTTATGGATGATGGAAAGCTAAAAAATAGAGTACCCAGTCCAGATTCTCCTAAGCATTACTTGAAGCGCCAAAACAGTTGTAGAGAGAGTGAGCAAGGCTATGAAAGTGATTATCCTGTACA aattaataatataagacATAGTCCCTCCGATCCTGCATTAAATAGACCAAACACGGCGCAATCAAGGTCAACGtcgttaaatagaaatttcgcTAATTCTGCTTCACTGTCCGCACGAAATACAGCGACTACAGGAACGTCAACATCGAAGAAGAACAATAAACTACAAGTACTTCCAACGCCTAAAGTGGATACAGTTACTCAGTTGAGATCACCGATTGATGATattgaaaaggaagaatttgTTCCAATGAGTGCTGATAAGCCTTTTGGTTTAGACGTAGAAACTTTTTTACCA AAAAGTAGTTATGCAGGATCTACTGGATTAGCGTATTCACAAATGGGAGTACTTGCGGAGATGTCAGAAGCAGAAGTATTAAATAGTATGATGCGCGGACACGAACCAATGATGGCAGTACTCACGAGTAGACATCGTTCTTTACAAATTGTTTATTCGCTTTGGCATAATAAAGATCTTAAg TCGGCCATAGATTCCGCGGTGGCAATGAATGATCTTGCGATTATTGTTGATCTCCTGGGTATATTAACGTTGAAACc AACTATCTGGAATTTGGATCTGTGTAATTTACTTCTTGGTCCTATTGCTGAACTTGTTCAAAGTAAATATGAGAT TGAGACAGGGACATCGGATCGAAGCGTGCAGTAA